One segment of Primulina tabacum isolate GXHZ01 chromosome 14, ASM2559414v2, whole genome shotgun sequence DNA contains the following:
- the LOC142525535 gene encoding transcription factor bHLH93-like, translated as MEYYSSETCFMEEQLLLAKDMEYEDFNYLDTNIISSSSSKAHCSFEDYSDFPIDIQTFNFPVSQDSPNTNILNTNFYYDFQQALGYTINNYADEDYQSSVVVPMTGAPCKDEPVPEMPIFNVGFCPENESKNKMKKLNAGQPSKNLMAERRRRKRLNDRLSMLRSVVPKISKMDRTSILGDTIDYMKELLERINKLREEMDDGGSKQLGLMTIFNDGKPTNVTFARNSPKMEVERKNGETRIKICCGMKPGLLLSTVNTVEELGLEIEQCVISCFSDFTMQASCSQELKERDAEDIKQALFRKAAASTFLYN; from the exons ATGGAGTATTACAGTAGTGAAACATGTTTCATGGAAGAGCAGCTCTTGCTTGCAAAAGACATGGAATATGAAGATTTCAATTATCTTGACACCAACATtatctcttcttcttcttccaagGCCCATTGCAGCTTTGAAGATTACTCCGATTTCCCCATTGACATCCAAACCTTCAACTTCCCAGTATCCCAAGATTCACCCAACACAAATATTCTCAATACCAACTTTTACTACGATTTTCAACAAGCTCTAGGCTACACCATTAATAATTATGCTGATGAAGATTATCAATCGTCCGTGGTGGTTCCGATGACCGGGGCTCCATGTAAAGATGAGCCCGTTCCCGAGATGCCCATTTTTAACGTGGGATTTTGCCCCGAGAATGAAAGCAAAAACAAAATGAAGAAATTGAATGCAGGGCAGCCTTCCAAGAATCTTATGGCGGAGAGACGGCGGAGGAAGAGGTTAAACGACCGGCTTTCCATGCTCCGATCGGTTGTTCCCAAGATTAGCAAG ATGGACAGAACGTCTATACTCGGAGATACTATAGATTACATGAAGGAGCTTTTAGAGAGGATAAACAAATTGCGGGAAGAAATGGATGATGGGGGGTCAAAGCAATTGGGTCTGATGACAATCTTCAACGATGGCAAGCCTACCAACGTAACGTTTGCGAGAAATTCACCCAAG ATGGAAGTGGAAAGGAAAAATGGGGAGACGAGAATAAAGATTTGCTGCGGAATGAAGCCTGGGTTACTGTTATCGACCGTGAATACAGTGGAGGAATTAGGGCTGGAGATTGAACAATGCGTCATCAGCTGCTTCAGTGACTTTACAATGCAAGCTTCTTGCTCACAG GAATTGAAGGAGAGGGATGCGGAAGACATCAAGCAAGCGCTGTTTAGAAAAGCAGCAGCCTCTACTTTTTTATACAACTAG
- the LOC142524458 gene encoding putative beta-1,4-xylosyltransferase IRX9H: MASIRRTLSPYGDRSYQNGSNNPFSIQSSSQKLLSNTRTTLSPLHRFLSGVFLQKHNYKKSNHFSLRKWLYRCVLFFLVGFILGMAPFNSDFNELKQQGLSDSDFSFEMKPQVVNAEKNEGDIGVVDRRKENHMVLDAVELGVVERSGQDVTDRTLGYFVPQKQLIVVTPTYNRALQAYFLNRLGQVLRLVRQPVLWIVVEMNAASMETADILRNMGIMYRHLVCTKNSTDMKDRGVHQRNTALEHIERHRLDGIVYFADDDNIYSLDLFESIRKISRFGVWPVGMLAQSKNKAILEGPVCNGSQVIGWHTNEKSKRLRRFHVDMSGFAFNSTILWDPKRWQRATSDPIRQLDTVKEGFQETTFIEQIVEDESHMEGIPPSCYMIMNWHLHLEARELIYPKGWLLQKNLDVVIPSKE, encoded by the exons ATGGCGTCGATTCGTAGAACTCTGTCCCCGTACGGCGACCGATCGTATCAGAACGGATCGAACAACCCCttttcaatacaatcttcatcGCAGAAGCTGCTCTCCAATACCAGGACGACCTTGTCTCCACTCCACAGATTTCTATCCGGAGTTTTCCTCCAAAAGCACAACTACAAAAAAAGTAATCACTTTTCTTTGCGAAAATGGCTTTACCGGTGCGTATTGTTCTTTCTCGTAGGGTTTATACTCGGTATGGCGCCATTTAATAGCGATTTTAATGAATTAAAGCAACAGGGTTTGAGTGATAGTGATTTCTCCTTCGAAATGAAGCCGCAAGTTGTGAATGCCGAGAAAAACGAGGGAGATATTGGCGTTGTTGATAGACGGAAGGAAAATCATATGGTGCTGGATGCTGTTGAATTAGGGGTTGTTGAGAGGAGTGGCCAAGATGTTACTGATAGGACATTAGGCTATTTTGTGCCGCAAAAACAATTGATTGTGGTTACTCCAACCTATAATAGGGCTTTGCAGGCCTACTTTTTGAATAGGTTAGGACAGGTTTTGAGGCTGGTGAGACAACCGGTGCTGTGGATTGTGGTGGAGATGAATGCTGCATCAATGGAGACTGCAGATATTTTGAGAAATATGGGAATCATGTACAGACATTTGGTGTGTACAAAAAATTCTACTGATATGAAGGACAGGGGAGTGCACCAGCGGAATACTGCACTCGAGCATATAGAGAGGCACAGGCTAGATGGAATTGTGTATTTTGCAGACGATGATAACATTTACTCACTCGATTTATTTGAGAGCATCAGGAAAATCAG TCGTTTTGGCGTTTGGCCTGTTGGCATGTTGGCTCAAAGCAAAAATAAAGCAATTCTAGAAGGTCCTGTATGTAATGGAAGCCAAGTGATTGGATGGCATACGAATGAGAAGAGTAAAAGACTCCGTAGATTCCATGTCGATATGTCAGGCTTTGCGTTCAATAGCACAATACTCTGGGATCCCAAGAGATGGCAACGAGCAACTTCAGATCCAATCCGGCAGTTAGATACAGTGAAGGAGGGGTTCCAA gAGACAACTTTCATTGAACAGATTGTGGAGGACGAGAGTCATATGGAAGGAATTCCTCCTAGTTGTTACATGATAATGAACTGGCACCTCCATCTAGAAGCTCGTGAACTTATATATCCCAAAGGCTGGCTGCTTCAGAAAAACCTTGATGTAGTTATCCCATCCAAGGAATAG